The region ATATGATGTCGTTATTCTGGATGTTAACCTGCCTTACCTGAATGGCTTTGAACTTTGTCGCTACATCCGCCAGCAGACAAACGAGGTACCCGTGCTGCTACTTACCGCCTTAGACGGGCTCAACGACAAGGCTGAGGGGTTCGGTAGCGGAGCCGACGACTACCTCTGTAAACCCTTCGAGTTTCGCGAATTACTCTGGCGGGTTCAGGCCCTGACCCGTCGGCATTACCGGGAGCGGCAACGGGTTTTGCAGGTAGCTGATTTGGTTCTGGACCCCGACGCCAGGCAAGTCATTCGCGGGGGTAAACATATTCCGCTGACCTCCCACGAATATGCCTTGCTGGAATACCTGATGCGGAACCGGGGTCAGGTGGTGTCGCGAGTCGATATTGCGGAGCGGGTCTGGGAAGTAAACCTGGCCACAAGCACCAATGTCATTGATGTTTACATGGGCTATCTGCGAAAGAAAGTCGATCGTGATTTTGCATCTAAACTGCTGCATACCGTTGTGGGCATGGGCTACGTCCTTCGCGAAGAGTAACGTATGCTGATCCGTAACAAACTGACCCTTGTTTTTACCAGTCTGGCACTGGCCATCCAGCTTACCTTCTCGGTATTTATTTACGCGTTTTATTCGGTATATCGTCAGCAGGAGTTTTACAGTCAGTTGCAGGCCAAAGCCAGGGTGTACGGCCGGGTGCTGATCGGGCGGCAGGATGTAACCCATCTGCTGGATGCCCGCGTGCCCGCCAGCGATTTGATTACCCTTACGAGCGAGCAGGTTAGCATCTACGATAGTCGTTTGTCTCTTCTCTTCGATAATAAGTATGCCGAATACGACCAGCAGGAACAGAAACTGTTGCCTCAGTTACGACAGGTAAGCCAGGCGCCCGATGGGAAGCGGCTGACCCAGGTACCAATACAGCACTTTACCATTGGGCAGGTTGAAGGGATAGGCACAACGTTTGCGCACCGGGGCCAAACCTATTTTATATTCGTGGCCGGTCTTGATCAGTTAGGGCGTTCCAAGCGGTATAACCTGCTGATTATTCTGCTGATTGGCAACCTGGGTGGGCTGATGCTGATCTTGTTGGCGGGCTGGTATTTTGCCGGTAGATTTCTGCAACCGCTCAGTGCCCTGACACAGACGGTACGGCACATTTCAGAAGCACATCTCCACACTCGCCTGCACGAAGGTAACCGGCGGGACGAGATTGCCCAACTAGCCATCACCTTTAATGCCATGCTGGAGCAGTTGGAGCGTTCTTTTGAGAGCCAGCGGCAGTTTGTTGCCCATGCATCGCACGAGTTACGCACTCCGCTTACCAATCTACTGGGTACGCTGGATACCTCCCTTACCTACGACCGGGAGGTCGAAGCGTACCGGCTTAGCATGGAGTCGGCCATTGACGAAGTTCGCAAGGTCATTCACCTGACTAACAGCCTGCTGAGTCTGGCTAAAATTGGTAGTGAGCAACTGGCACCCGTCGCGGTTCGGCTGGATACCTGCCTGCTGGAAGCCGTTACCCAGGTACAGCGCAAATACCCGGAGCGGGCTATAGAGCTTACCTTCGACGACGGGTTGGATGGGTTCTTTTTCGTTAAAGGCACGGCTCCGCTTCTGACCACCGCTCTCGCCAATGTTATTGATAATGCCTGTAAGTACTCCCAAGCCCCTGTTCAGGTAATTCTGCAACAGGTCCGTAACGAAACGGAAACGTATGAAGTACGCGTAATTGACCACGGCCGGGGTATTGCCCCCGCCGACCGACCGCACGTTTTCAAACCATTGGTTCGGGGCAGTAATGTCGGTCAGATAAACGGGTTTGGCATTGGTCTGGCGATTGCCCAACAGATCATCCAGCTCCACCACGGACAGATTACCCTGGAGCCAACCCATGTGGAAAACGATGCTGCGGGCCATGCAGGTACCACTGTTACCATTCAACTGCCGGCGGCTGAAGAAGATAACGCGCCCCTGACCGTCTGACAATTCATTCGGGTTGTCAGACGGATTAGTTTATAATTTCATTCTCATTTCGTTCTTATGTGGCCGTCCGACCTTTGGGTCAACAAAGCCAATGGTAACATTTTGTTACTCCTTATGTTTTTTTAATTATATTTGTTACTGTAGCTAAAGGATAATTTTACCCATCCGTACTCATCCCATTTCGATGTTTGTTCGTACGATCAGCCTACTGGTGATCCTGTGCTGGTTTGTTCTCCGAAGTCAAGCTCAGTCACCGAACGCACGATTCACCTTCCTGACCACTAACCAGGGGCTTTCCCAGAACAACGTCACCTGCATTTTACGTGACCGGAAAGGGTTTATGTGGTTCGGAACCCGGGATGGGCTTAATAAGTTTGATGGCTATACCTTCACCGTATATCGTAATGACCCCGTTAAGCCCACCAGCCTGAGCAATAGTTATGTTCATGCTTTAGTAGAAGATAAACAGGGCCGCTTGTGGATAGGCACCGATAACGGAGGGCTAAGTTTGTTCGATCCGGTTTCGGAAACATTTATCAATTATACACACACGCCTGGTAGGCCGTCCAGTCTGGCCCATAATAAAGTAGTGGCCATTGCTCAGGATACCAGCGGTAATCTCTGGGTCGGGACTGGGGGTGGGGGACTGGATCGGTTCGACATTCGGCAAAAAATCTTTACGCATTTTGTGCATCAGCCGGGTCAGACCGGTAGTCTAAGCCATAATGAGGTAAGCTCGGTCCTGATTGATCGGAGAGGCATCGTTTGGGTGGGTACTTTAGGGGGTGGTTTAAATAGACTCGATCCGTCCACCTCAACGTTTACTCATTTCGTTCATAATCCGCAGAATGCTCACTCACTTAGTCAGAATCGGGTCACTGCCTGCCTGGAAGACTCCAGGGGACGTTTCTGGGTAGCTACCGAGGGAGGATTAAACTTGCTTGACCGGCAGCAGGGCGTTTTTACACACTATTTACAGGAGACCCATCAACTGAGTCTTAACGATGTCAAGGCGCTGGCCGAAGACAATAACCATACTATATGGATTGGTACCCAGAATGGAGGCATCAATCTGTTACATGCGGATGGCACCTTTTCCTATTACGCCTACCAGGTTGATTCGAACTGGGGGCTTAACAGCGGCTCAATTTATTCCCTCTACCGGGATCCCTTAGGCACCATGTGGATTGGTACCTTTTCCGGCGGAGTGAATAAGCTGGACACTAACCCTCTCAAATTTAATCTCTATCAACGTTCATTAGGTAACACCCACAAGCTAACGAATAATAACATACTGACAGTTCTCCTGGAT is a window of Spirosoma linguale DSM 74 DNA encoding:
- a CDS encoding two component transcriptional regulator, winged helix family (PFAM: response regulator receiver; transcriptional regulator domain protein~SMART: response regulator receiver~KEGG: pca:Pcar_3081 two component signal transduction response regulator), which encodes MKLLVVEDDQKLASFISKGFEAEAFEVTIAPDGQAGWRLFQANPYDVVILDVNLPYLNGFELCRYIRQQTNEVPVLLLTALDGLNDKAEGFGSGADDYLCKPFEFRELLWRVQALTRRHYRERQRVLQVADLVLDPDARQVIRGGKHIPLTSHEYALLEYLMRNRGQVVSRVDIAERVWEVNLATSTNVIDVYMGYLRKKVDRDFASKLLHTVVGMGYVLREE
- a CDS encoding histidine kinase (PFAM: ATP-binding region ATPase domain protein; histidine kinase A domain protein; histidine kinase HAMP region domain protein~SMART: ATP-binding region ATPase domain protein; histidine kinase A domain protein; histidine kinase HAMP region domain protein~KEGG: gsu:GSU0452 sensor histidine kinase), with translation MLIRNKLTLVFTSLALAIQLTFSVFIYAFYSVYRQQEFYSQLQAKARVYGRVLIGRQDVTHLLDARVPASDLITLTSEQVSIYDSRLSLLFDNKYAEYDQQEQKLLPQLRQVSQAPDGKRLTQVPIQHFTIGQVEGIGTTFAHRGQTYFIFVAGLDQLGRSKRYNLLIILLIGNLGGLMLILLAGWYFAGRFLQPLSALTQTVRHISEAHLHTRLHEGNRRDEIAQLAITFNAMLEQLERSFESQRQFVAHASHELRTPLTNLLGTLDTSLTYDREVEAYRLSMESAIDEVRKVIHLTNSLLSLAKIGSEQLAPVAVRLDTCLLEAVTQVQRKYPERAIELTFDDGLDGFFFVKGTAPLLTTALANVIDNACKYSQAPVQVILQQVRNETETYEVRVIDHGRGIAPADRPHVFKPLVRGSNVGQINGFGIGLAIAQQIIQLHHGQITLEPTHVENDAAGHAGTTVTIQLPAAEEDNAPLTV